A segment of the Sulfurovum indicum genome:
ATCCAAAATTCGTAGTACTCGATGAAGCTGATGAAATGCTTGATATGGGATTCCTTGACGAGATCAAGAATATCTTCACCTTCCTGCCAAAAGAGCGTCAGACATTGATGTTCTCTGCAACCATGCCCAAAGCCATCAGAAAACTGGCCGAAGAGATCCTTGAAAATCCCAAGACCGTCTCTATCACAAAAAGCGAAAGTACCAACTCCAAGATCACCCAGTACTACTATGTAGTTCAGGAGAGAGAAAGAGACGATGCCCTGGTCAGACTTATTGACTACAAGAACCCTGACAAGTGTATTATCTTCTGCCGTATGAAAAAAGAGGTCGACAGACTTGTCGCACACCTTACCGCCCAGGGATTCAAGGTAAGCGGTCTGCACGGAGATATGGAACAGAAACAGAGAGAAGTAACCATCAGAGCATTCAAACAGGGAGGTGTAGACATCTTTGTGGCAACTGATGTTGCTGCACGTGGTCTCGATGTCAATGATGTAACCCATGTCTTCAACTACCATATTCCATTTGATTCCGAAAGTTATGTACACCGTATCGGACGTACAGGACGCGGCGGTAAGAGCGGTGAAGCGATCACACTGGTAAGTCCTAACGAACTGCGTACCATCAAACGTATCGAAAAAGATGTCGGAGCAAAGCTGGTCACACAAGTCATTCCTACCCGTATCGAGGTACAGAACAACCGTCAGGATGAGCTCATAGCGAAGATCGCAGAGACACAGATCACCGATAAAGCCATTGAACTGGTAAAAACCCTGCAGCATGATCTTGACATTGTTACCATCGCCCACCTGCTCGCATCAATGATACAGAATGAAAATACAGTCAAAGGCAAAGACATTATCGGTCTTGGACTCGAAGAGATCGAACTGCTCATTGAAAGAGCAATGCAGAACCGGGGCAATGACAGAGGCCGTAACCGCAGTGGTTACCGTGGAAACAGAAGAAGATCCGGAGGTGGTGACCGAAACAGACACGGAAAAAACGGACGCAACAGCAGAAATGGGGGCCATCGCTCTTAACAAACAGGCATAGGATATTCTCCTGTGCTCTCCTCTCTACACTCCTCCTACTATCTCCTACACATCACTGTCATGAATTTCTATTAGCTTCTCCTGGAAGAGTAATATTTTTAAAAATAATATTAATTATCCTTTAATACTTTTTATCATATAATTACAACATATTAAAATTATTAGGAGAAACGATGAAACTACTACCGATGATAAGTGTGTCCATTTTGGCATCTTCATTACTGATTGGCTCAACAGATATTGCAGAAAAAGCATTAAAGGCCGGTCTCAGAGCGATACCTTCAGACCAGGCATCACTTTCCAAACTGATCGATCCAAACAGGACCATTACTCCCAAAAGAGTAGAACTTGGCAAAAAACTCTACTTTGAACCAAGACTTTCCAAAAGCGGGATCATCTCCTGTAATACCTGTCACAACCTCGGACTTGGCGGTACGGATGGTGTGCCTGCTGCAGTCGGACACCAATGGACGGCAAACCCGCACCATTTGAATTCACCGACAGTTTACAATGCCGTCTTCTTTAAAGCTCAGTTCTGGGACGGGAGAAGCCCACACCTTGAGGATCAGGCAAAAGGTCCGATGCAGGCAAGCCCTGAAATGGCTTCACCAAAGTCACTGGTAGAGGAGAGAATCAACTCCATACCTGAGTATGTCGAAGCATTTAGAGACGCTTATGGGAAAGATGTAAAGATAGATTTTGAAAAAATCACATCCACAATCGGTATTTTTGAGAGAACACTTGTCACACCGTCACGATTTGATGACTTTCTAAACGGTCAGAAAGATGCATTGACCGACGCTGAAAAGGAGGGGCTCAATCTCTTTATAGACAAAGGTTGTGCAAGCTGTCATACAGGCGTGGCACTCGGTGGAACTATGCAGCCGTTTGAAATTGCTGCCAAATACAGGTTCGGGAATATAGGAGACTTCAAAGGTGATGAAAAGGGTATGGTGAAAACACCGACTCTTAGAAACATTACTGAAACTGCCCCCTACTTCCACAATGGTGCTATTTGGAATTTGGCAGATGCAGTCAAAGAGATGGGAAGCACACAGCTTGGTATCACTATTTCAGATGAAGAAGCAGCGAAGATCGTTACCTTCTTTGGTGCATTGGAGGGCAGAAAACCTGAGATCGTATATCCACAGCTTCCAAAAAGTACGCTCAAAACACCTAAACCGGATTTCAAATAGACAGTCTAAGAGAAGGGTTTCCTTCTCTTATATCATATTTACTTACTCTGTTCCTTCCCTCTTTTTTCGCACGATAGAGTGCATCATCTGCATAAAGATATATCTGTTTCGCATTTTTAAGAATAAGCTCATCGGTACAATACATACCGATAGATACCGTTAAGTATTTACTGATTTTACTTCTTTTGTGCTCTATCTTCAAAGATTCGATGCTTT
Coding sequences within it:
- a CDS encoding DEAD/DEAH box helicase; the protein is MKFTDFNLKETIQAAVTEAGFKEPSPVQKEAIPLVLEGHDMIAQAQTGTGKTAAFGLPIMSMMKADGSVEGLVIVPTRELAMQVSDELYRFGKLSGLKTATVYGGTAYGKQIERIRQASIIVATPGRLQDLLMSGKIKLNPKFVVLDEADEMLDMGFLDEIKNIFTFLPKERQTLMFSATMPKAIRKLAEEILENPKTVSITKSESTNSKITQYYYVVQERERDDALVRLIDYKNPDKCIIFCRMKKEVDRLVAHLTAQGFKVSGLHGDMEQKQREVTIRAFKQGGVDIFVATDVAARGLDVNDVTHVFNYHIPFDSESYVHRIGRTGRGGKSGEAITLVSPNELRTIKRIEKDVGAKLVTQVIPTRIEVQNNRQDELIAKIAETQITDKAIELVKTLQHDLDIVTIAHLLASMIQNENTVKGKDIIGLGLEEIELLIERAMQNRGNDRGRNRSGYRGNRRRSGGGDRNRHGKNGRNSRNGGHRS
- a CDS encoding cytochrome-c peroxidase; translation: MKLLPMISVSILASSLLIGSTDIAEKALKAGLRAIPSDQASLSKLIDPNRTITPKRVELGKKLYFEPRLSKSGIISCNTCHNLGLGGTDGVPAAVGHQWTANPHHLNSPTVYNAVFFKAQFWDGRSPHLEDQAKGPMQASPEMASPKSLVEERINSIPEYVEAFRDAYGKDVKIDFEKITSTIGIFERTLVTPSRFDDFLNGQKDALTDAEKEGLNLFIDKGCASCHTGVALGGTMQPFEIAAKYRFGNIGDFKGDEKGMVKTPTLRNITETAPYFHNGAIWNLADAVKEMGSTQLGITISDEEAAKIVTFFGALEGRKPEIVYPQLPKSTLKTPKPDFK